One Tachysurus fulvidraco isolate hzauxx_2018 chromosome 2, HZAU_PFXX_2.0, whole genome shotgun sequence DNA segment encodes these proteins:
- the LOC113661875 gene encoding opioid growth factor receptor-like protein 1 isoform X2 gives MDYYEEYDSTWEEDNGYEDTGEWSIIAHRNTYAAKDMQIFRHKSRETSEKLKDWTDDMNDDKDLPNWKFYTNKKKFNPDGVYIDDFHDYWFGNYDNLEYVHSYIQWLFPIQEMGMNFASRELSRTEIKLFHADEEVKKRLLKSYKLMLDFYGIELVNEKTGEVKRAQNWRERFKNLNRNTHNNLRITRILKCLGLLGFSHYQAPLVHFFLKETLEHDTLPRVKQSALDYFIFAVLDKRQRKDLIRFAFWHFYPKEKFVWCPRRISNAFLKEEGPPNLEFSTSLSEVVSNDSTSQSDENELKNSGVQNEDDIGTGEGTSNDKCHSSESRNDKNVSGVCQESEKPALPTPGAENINMTSINENNEALSGFNSQHDSHTTSESQATIQKDDGEARNEKNPNSEQKAAEKSDKNGSDYAESSKQSEVLSGDKNFGNSTTSSESTNENIQTANHSTESENAAKETPLSGSEQQGQGDKLEQGNKVELISKVSGNDSKENGSEENQKSGSESPEDSVATGRGTHNEANSDAHYDADMNSQKYTESDGSIVGKLQGGELQSQENALKRTEEVGEKKKDGVNQSMEDSPIELSPSNAVTSNDNEYMDSVDVKDGKNTESEPAMAPVSDVNSFQVIPGKDTETGEGNEEKSEIGGVKDGGNEQEVNIV, from the exons ATGGACTATTATGAGGAATATGACTCGACATGGGAAGAAGACAATGGCTATGAGGACACTGGAGAG TGGTCAATTATTGCACACAGGAACACATATGCTGCAAAAGACATGCAAATCTTTAGACACAAGTCTAGG GAAACCTCCGAAAAACTTAAAGACTGGACAGATGATATGAATGAC GACAAAGACTTACCGAATTGgaaattttatacaaataagaaaaagttCAACCCTGATG gTGTGTACATTGATGATTTTCACGATTACTGGTTTGGTAATTATGACAATCTGGAATATGTGCACTCCTACATTCAAtg GTTGTTTCCAATTCAGGAGATGGGAATGAACTTTGCATCACGTGAACTAAGCCGAACAGAAATTAAG CTGTTCCATGCAGATGAGGAGGTAAAGAAAAGACTGTTAAAGTCTTACAAGCTCATGTTGGACTTTTATGGAATAGAGCTTGTCAATGAGAAAACTGGAGAGGTGAAACGTGCACAAAACTGGAGAGAACGATTTAAAAACCTAAACAG aaacacacacaacaatcttCGCATCACCCGCATCCTAAAGTGCCTTGGTTTACTGGGCTTTAGTCACTATCAAGCACCGCTGGTTCACTTCTTCCTTAAGGAGACTCTGGAGCATGACACACTTCCACGAGTAAAGCAGAGCGCTCTGGACTACTTTATATTTGCAGTTCTGGACAAGCGTCAACGAAAAGATCTGATCAGATTTGCCTTCTGGCATTTTTATCCAAAAGAGAAATTTGTGTGGTGTCCTAGAAGGATTTCTAATGCATTCTTAAAGGAAGAAGGGCCACCGAACCTCGAATTCAGTACTAGTCTTAGTGAAGTAGTGTCAAATGATTCGACCTCTCAGAGTGATGAGAATGAGCTGAAGAACAGCGGAGTACAAAATGAAGATGATATTGGAACAGGTGAAGGCACAAGTAATGATAAATGTCACAGCAGCGAAAGCAGAAATGATAAGaatgtgtcaggtgtgtgtcaGGAGTCTGAAAAACCAGCGTTACCCACCCCTGGtgcagaaaatataaatatgactagcattaatgaaaataatgaagCTCTGTCAGGATTTAATTCTCAGCATGACAGTCACACAACTTCAGAAAGTCAAGCTACAATCCAGAAGGATGACGGTGAAGCAAGAAATGAGAAAAACCCAAATTCTGAACAAAAAGCTGCAGAGAAATCAGATAAGAATGGTAGTGATTACGCTGAATCGTCTAAGCAGTCTGAGGTTCTGAGTGGTGATAAAAACTTTGGCAATAGCACAACCAGTTCGGAAAGCACTAATGAAAACATACAAACTGCAAATCACAGCACGGAAAGCGAGAACGCCGCAAAAGAAACACCTCTATCAGGGAGTGAGCAACAAGGTCAAGGAGACAAATTGGAGCAAGGCAATAAAGTTGAGTTAATATCAAAGGTTTCTGGAAACGATTCCAAAGAAAACGGTTCAGAAGAAAACCAGAAGAGTGGCAGTGAATCACCAGAAGACAGTGTGGCGACTGGACGTGGAACACACAATGAGGCAAATTCTGACGCACACTATGATGCAGATATGAATAGTCAAAAATATACTGAATCAGATGGAAGCATCGTGGGGAAACTGCAAGGAGGAGAACTGCAAAGCCAAGAAAATGCACtgaaaagaacagaagaagtaggtgagaagaaaaaagatggagtAAATCAATCTATGGAAGACAGTCCTATTGAGTTGAGTCCTAGCAATGCTGTCACATCAAACGATAATGAATATATGGACTCCGTAGATGTTAAGGATGGAAAGAACACTGAATCTGAACCAGCCATGGCTCCGGTTAGTGATGTTAACTCCTTTCAGGTTATTCCTGGTaaggacacagagacaggagagGGCAATGAAGAAAAGTCAGAAATCGGGGGTGTGAAAGATGGAGGAAATGAACAAGAGGTGAATATTGTTTGA
- the LOC113661877 gene encoding C-type lectin domain family 4 member E-like, protein MFCFCMEETKRDNEDMTVVNYTIITDYENIETEDIKTKSHGQFQHTELNTAGRNCYRLTAVCAVLMCVLLLAGVTVLWVKYNILSREHNQLEQERSALHRVLLKSGWRVFRQSIYYISTQKKNWTESRADCIKRGSDLVIVDSREEQAFISKYSNGSHAWIGLTDIVTEGTFKWVDGSPLTTEFWWVGEPNDVARNEDCVIINFRLARSVILTWNDYNCGFSGVGICEMNIFN, encoded by the exons atgttttgtttctgcATGGAGGAGACGAAGAGAGACAACGAGGACATGACGGTGGTCAACTATACAATCATAACCGATTATGAAAACATCGAAACTGAGGACATCAAAACAAAGAGTCACGGACAATTTCAACACACAG AACTCAACACTGctggaagaaactgttacagacTGACTGCAGTGTGTGCGGTGCTGATGTGTGTCCTCCTGCTGGCTGGCGTCACTGTGCTGTGGGTCAAATACAACATCCTGTCTAGAGAACATAACCAGTTAGAGCAGGAGAGATCTGCACTGCACCGTGTGCTGTTAAAATCTG GATGGAGAGTTTTCAGACAGagtatttattacatttctactcaaaagaagaactggactgagAGCAGAGCGGACTGTATAAAGAGAGGATCTGATCTGGTGATCGTAGACAGTAGAGAGgaacag GCGTTCATCAGTAAATACTCCAATGGGTCTCACGCTTGGATTGGTCTGACTGACATAGTCACAGAGGGGACATTTAAATGGGTGGACGGTTCACCACTGACCACTGA GTTCTGGTGGGTCGGAGAACCAAACGATGTTGCAAGAAATGAGGACTGTGTTATAATAAACTTTAGATTGGCTAGGTCCGTCATCTTAACCTGGAATGATTATAACTGTGGCTTCTCTGGAGTTGGGATATGTGAGATGAACATATTTAACTGA
- the LOC113661840 gene encoding opioid growth factor receptor-like isoform X1: MGNSESNSLTDFDSTWEDEDYYEDRTKSSVQWPWSAQRNTDAAKDMQNYRYMWRITRCDDVTDHELDDEKVLLNLWFYQNKIPFDPDGMLIDDFHMHWFGDYNRLEHVHYYIQWLFPTHEKGRNASHELSPEAIKLFRRDEQVKKRLLTSYKLMLDFYGIELISEETGEVRRATNWTERSANLNRNTHNNLRITRILKSMGLLGFSHYQAPLVHFFLVETLVQGTLPQVKQSALDYFMFAVVDKTKRKELIKFALCYFEPKEKFVWCPKSIQNQFLKELECAHEEWLGNAK; this comes from the exons ATGGGTAACTCAGAGAGTAACTCTTTAACAGACTTTGACTCAACATGGGAAGATGAAGATTACTATGAGGACAGAACAAAG TCCTCGGTGCAGTGGCCATGGAGTGCACAAAGGAACACAGATGCTGCAAAAGACATGCAAAACTACAGATACATGTGGCGG ATCACCCGGTGTGATGATGTGACAGATCATGAGCTGGACGAC GAAAAAGTCTTGTTGAATCTGTGGTTCTACCAAAATAAGATCCCTTTCGACCCTGATG GCATGCTCATTGATGATTTTCACATGCACTGGTTTGGTGATTACAACAGGCTAGAGCATGTGCACTACTACATTCAATG GCTATTTCCAACTCACGAGAAAGGAAGGAACGCATCACATGAGCTTAGCCCAGAAGCAATCAAG CTGTTCCGTAGGGACGAGCAGGTGAAGAAAAGATTGTTGACATCTTACAAGCTCATGTTGGACTTTTATGGCATAGAACTCATCAGTGAGGAAACTGGAGAAGTGAGACGAGCTACAAATTGGACAGAGCGATCTGCAAACCTAAATAG aaacacacacaacaatcttCGCATCACCCGTATCCTTAAGTCCATGGGATTGCTGGGGTTTTCTCACTATCAAGCACCGCTGGTTCACTTCTTCCTTGTTGAGACTCTGGTGCAAGGCACACTTCCCCAAGTCAAGCAGAGCGCTCTGGACTACTTTATGTTCGCAGTTGTAGACAAGACTAAAAGAAAGGAGTTGATCAAATTTGCCTTGTGTTATTTTGAGCCAAAAGAGAAATTTGTATGGTGTCCTAAAAGCATTCAGAATCAATTTTTGAAGGAGCTTGAGTGTGCACATGAAGAATGGCTTGGAAATGCCAAGTAA
- the LOC113661840 gene encoding opioid growth factor receptor-like isoform X2, with amino-acid sequence MGNSESNSLTDFDSTWEDEDYYEDRTKSSVQWPWSAQRNTDAAKDMQNYRYMWRITRCDDVTDHELDDQINTGSNINEWNETRNIKEWDFSTIADGNSSYMANPRLFPTHEKGRNASHELSPEAIKLFRRDEQVKKRLLTSYKLMLDFYGIELISEETGEVRRATNWTERSANLNRNTHNNLRITRILKSMGLLGFSHYQAPLVHFFLVETLVQGTLPQVKQSALDYFMFAVVDKTKRKELIKFALCYFEPKEKFVWCPKSIQNQFLKELECAHEEWLGNAK; translated from the exons ATGGGTAACTCAGAGAGTAACTCTTTAACAGACTTTGACTCAACATGGGAAGATGAAGATTACTATGAGGACAGAACAAAG TCCTCGGTGCAGTGGCCATGGAGTGCACAAAGGAACACAGATGCTGCAAAAGACATGCAAAACTACAGATACATGTGGCGG ATCACCCGGTGTGATGATGTGACAGATCATGAGCTGGACGAC CAAATCAACACTGGCTCTAATATTAATGAGTGGAATGAAACAAGGAACATTAAGGAATGGGATTTTTCCACAATCGCTGATGGTAATTCCAGCTACATGGCAAATCCCAG GCTATTTCCAACTCACGAGAAAGGAAGGAACGCATCACATGAGCTTAGCCCAGAAGCAATCAAG CTGTTCCGTAGGGACGAGCAGGTGAAGAAAAGATTGTTGACATCTTACAAGCTCATGTTGGACTTTTATGGCATAGAACTCATCAGTGAGGAAACTGGAGAAGTGAGACGAGCTACAAATTGGACAGAGCGATCTGCAAACCTAAATAG aaacacacacaacaatcttCGCATCACCCGTATCCTTAAGTCCATGGGATTGCTGGGGTTTTCTCACTATCAAGCACCGCTGGTTCACTTCTTCCTTGTTGAGACTCTGGTGCAAGGCACACTTCCCCAAGTCAAGCAGAGCGCTCTGGACTACTTTATGTTCGCAGTTGTAGACAAGACTAAAAGAAAGGAGTTGATCAAATTTGCCTTGTGTTATTTTGAGCCAAAAGAGAAATTTGTATGGTGTCCTAAAAGCATTCAGAATCAATTTTTGAAGGAGCTTGAGTGTGCACATGAAGAATGGCTTGGAAATGCCAAGTAA
- the LOC113661876 gene encoding opioid growth factor receptor-like protein 1 yields MGCEGSVMDASDNEYDSTWDDKNDEHFSMTPVHKQQTWRAHRNLEAARDMQNYRRRCRYIRYAYMVHGQDHHFHNLHFYQNKIPSHPDGVNIEDFHTKWFGDYTRLENVHSYIQWLFPTQEPGVNYSAHVLTPTEIGHFHKDMMVKKRLLKSYKLMLDFYGIELVNEKTGEVKRAQNWRERFENLNRNTHNNLRITRILKCLGLLDFSHYQAPLVHFFLKETLEHDTLPRVKQSALDYFIFAVLDKRQRKDLIRFAFWYFEPKEKFVWCPRRIQRNFLKEMTQKKHPSHSQACTRREETHHQYGYRKQQTADFHRSQNSTRNKGTKCRMKKNRS; encoded by the exons ATGGGTTGTGAGGGAAGCGTCATGGACGCCTCTGATAACGAATATGACTCTACATGGGACGATAAGAATGACGAACATTTCAGCATGACACCG GTACATAAGCAGCAGACATGGAGAGCACACAGAAACCTGGAGGCTGCACGGGACATGCAAAACTACAGGCGTAGATGTCGA TACATCAGATATGCTTATATGGTACATGGTCAA GATCATCATTTCCATAATCTTCATttttatcaaaataaaattcCCTCTCACCCTGATG GTGTAAATATTGAAGATTTTCACACTAAATGGTTTGGTGATTACACAAGGCTGGAAAATGTGCATTCCTACATTCAGTG GTTGTTTCCGACTCAAGAGCCAGGGGTAAATTATAGTGCACATGTCCTTACCCCAACAGAAATCGGG catttcCATAAGGATATGATGGTAAAGAAAAGACTGTTAAAGTCTTACAAGCTCATGTTGGACTTTTACGGAATAGAGCTTGTCAATGAGAAAACTGGAGAGGTGAAACGTGCACAAAACTGGAGAGAACGATTTGAAAACCTAAACAG AAACACGCACAACAATCTTCGCATCACCCGCATCCTAAAGTGCCTTGGTTTACTGGACTTTAGTCACTATCAAGCACCGCTGGTTCACTTCTTCCTTAAGGAGACTCTGGAGCATGACACACTTCCCCGAGTAAAGCAGAGCGCTCTGGACTACTTTATATTTGCAGTTCTGGACAAGCGTCAACGAAAAGATCTGATCAGATTTGCCTTCTGGTATTTTGAGCCAAAAGAGAAATTTGTGTGGTGTCCTAGAAGGATTCAAAGaaattttttgaaagaaatgacaCAAAAGAAACATCCTTCCCATTCACAGGCTTGTACAAGAAGGGAAGAAACGCACCACCAATATGGTTATAGAAAACAGCAGACAGCGGACTTCCATAGAAGTCAAAATAGTACAAGGAACAAGGGCACAAAGTGCAGGATGAAGAAAAATAGATCCTAG
- the LOC113661875 gene encoding opioid growth factor receptor-like protein 1 isoform X1, translated as MLDNTFPSLFPFILVGILFLAPVLPRPVFGFIPWLFGALVKFGRSEIQDRAMDYYEEYDSTWEEDNGYEDTGEWSIIAHRNTYAAKDMQIFRHKSRETSEKLKDWTDDMNDDKDLPNWKFYTNKKKFNPDGVYIDDFHDYWFGNYDNLEYVHSYIQWLFPIQEMGMNFASRELSRTEIKLFHADEEVKKRLLKSYKLMLDFYGIELVNEKTGEVKRAQNWRERFKNLNRNTHNNLRITRILKCLGLLGFSHYQAPLVHFFLKETLEHDTLPRVKQSALDYFIFAVLDKRQRKDLIRFAFWHFYPKEKFVWCPRRISNAFLKEEGPPNLEFSTSLSEVVSNDSTSQSDENELKNSGVQNEDDIGTGEGTSNDKCHSSESRNDKNVSGVCQESEKPALPTPGAENINMTSINENNEALSGFNSQHDSHTTSESQATIQKDDGEARNEKNPNSEQKAAEKSDKNGSDYAESSKQSEVLSGDKNFGNSTTSSESTNENIQTANHSTESENAAKETPLSGSEQQGQGDKLEQGNKVELISKVSGNDSKENGSEENQKSGSESPEDSVATGRGTHNEANSDAHYDADMNSQKYTESDGSIVGKLQGGELQSQENALKRTEEVGEKKKDGVNQSMEDSPIELSPSNAVTSNDNEYMDSVDVKDGKNTESEPAMAPVSDVNSFQVIPGKDTETGEGNEEKSEIGGVKDGGNEQEVNIV; from the exons ATGCTTGATAATACATTTCCATCCTTGTTTCCCTTTATTTTGGTAGGGATTCTTTTTTTAGCCCCAGT ACTTCCTCGTCCTGTTTTCGGCTTTATTCCGTGGCTGTTCGGCGCTTTGGTTAAATTTGGCAGGTCTGAGATACAGGATCGTGCTATGGACTATTATGAGGAATATGACTCGACATGGGAAGAAGACAATGGCTATGAGGACACTGGAGAG TGGTCAATTATTGCACACAGGAACACATATGCTGCAAAAGACATGCAAATCTTTAGACACAAGTCTAGG GAAACCTCCGAAAAACTTAAAGACTGGACAGATGATATGAATGAC GACAAAGACTTACCGAATTGgaaattttatacaaataagaaaaagttCAACCCTGATG gTGTGTACATTGATGATTTTCACGATTACTGGTTTGGTAATTATGACAATCTGGAATATGTGCACTCCTACATTCAAtg GTTGTTTCCAATTCAGGAGATGGGAATGAACTTTGCATCACGTGAACTAAGCCGAACAGAAATTAAG CTGTTCCATGCAGATGAGGAGGTAAAGAAAAGACTGTTAAAGTCTTACAAGCTCATGTTGGACTTTTATGGAATAGAGCTTGTCAATGAGAAAACTGGAGAGGTGAAACGTGCACAAAACTGGAGAGAACGATTTAAAAACCTAAACAG aaacacacacaacaatcttCGCATCACCCGCATCCTAAAGTGCCTTGGTTTACTGGGCTTTAGTCACTATCAAGCACCGCTGGTTCACTTCTTCCTTAAGGAGACTCTGGAGCATGACACACTTCCACGAGTAAAGCAGAGCGCTCTGGACTACTTTATATTTGCAGTTCTGGACAAGCGTCAACGAAAAGATCTGATCAGATTTGCCTTCTGGCATTTTTATCCAAAAGAGAAATTTGTGTGGTGTCCTAGAAGGATTTCTAATGCATTCTTAAAGGAAGAAGGGCCACCGAACCTCGAATTCAGTACTAGTCTTAGTGAAGTAGTGTCAAATGATTCGACCTCTCAGAGTGATGAGAATGAGCTGAAGAACAGCGGAGTACAAAATGAAGATGATATTGGAACAGGTGAAGGCACAAGTAATGATAAATGTCACAGCAGCGAAAGCAGAAATGATAAGaatgtgtcaggtgtgtgtcaGGAGTCTGAAAAACCAGCGTTACCCACCCCTGGtgcagaaaatataaatatgactagcattaatgaaaataatgaagCTCTGTCAGGATTTAATTCTCAGCATGACAGTCACACAACTTCAGAAAGTCAAGCTACAATCCAGAAGGATGACGGTGAAGCAAGAAATGAGAAAAACCCAAATTCTGAACAAAAAGCTGCAGAGAAATCAGATAAGAATGGTAGTGATTACGCTGAATCGTCTAAGCAGTCTGAGGTTCTGAGTGGTGATAAAAACTTTGGCAATAGCACAACCAGTTCGGAAAGCACTAATGAAAACATACAAACTGCAAATCACAGCACGGAAAGCGAGAACGCCGCAAAAGAAACACCTCTATCAGGGAGTGAGCAACAAGGTCAAGGAGACAAATTGGAGCAAGGCAATAAAGTTGAGTTAATATCAAAGGTTTCTGGAAACGATTCCAAAGAAAACGGTTCAGAAGAAAACCAGAAGAGTGGCAGTGAATCACCAGAAGACAGTGTGGCGACTGGACGTGGAACACACAATGAGGCAAATTCTGACGCACACTATGATGCAGATATGAATAGTCAAAAATATACTGAATCAGATGGAAGCATCGTGGGGAAACTGCAAGGAGGAGAACTGCAAAGCCAAGAAAATGCACtgaaaagaacagaagaagtaggtgagaagaaaaaagatggagtAAATCAATCTATGGAAGACAGTCCTATTGAGTTGAGTCCTAGCAATGCTGTCACATCAAACGATAATGAATATATGGACTCCGTAGATGTTAAGGATGGAAAGAACACTGAATCTGAACCAGCCATGGCTCCGGTTAGTGATGTTAACTCCTTTCAGGTTATTCCTGGTaaggacacagagacaggagagGGCAATGAAGAAAAGTCAGAAATCGGGGGTGTGAAAGATGGAGGAAATGAACAAGAGGTGAATATTGTTTGA